In bacterium, the following are encoded in one genomic region:
- a CDS encoding 50S ribosome-binding GTPase: protein MSLPVAQSGCETCPVHHTGNLIKLGVNMESFDYVVALAGNPNTGKSTVFNALTGLRQHTGNWPGKTVTRAEGGFVYADKRYKIVDLPGTYSLLSTSTDEEVARNFILFGQPDVTVIVVDATRLERNLNLVLQVLEITNRAVVCLNLIDEARRHRLTIDERLLAKELGVPVVPAAARRGLGMPELLQQLQAVATGEFVCKPRRIKSESRGLKHALEQLTAMLATRFPGLSNARWVALRLLEGDPRIIEAVRSGEMTALAQAQQLQPAAALAKT from the coding sequence ATGAGTCTGCCGGTCGCACAATCTGGCTGCGAAACCTGCCCGGTGCATCACACGGGGAATTTGATCAAGCTCGGCGTGAACATGGAATCGTTCGACTACGTCGTGGCGCTGGCGGGCAACCCCAACACCGGCAAGAGCACGGTGTTCAACGCCCTGACGGGCCTGCGGCAACACACTGGCAACTGGCCCGGCAAAACTGTGACGCGCGCCGAGGGCGGATTTGTCTATGCGGACAAGCGCTACAAGATCGTGGATTTGCCGGGCACCTATTCGCTGCTGTCCACCAGCACCGATGAGGAAGTCGCGCGCAATTTCATCCTGTTCGGCCAGCCCGACGTCACGGTGATCGTGGTGGATGCCACCCGGCTGGAGCGCAATCTCAATTTGGTTTTGCAGGTTTTGGAAATCACCAATCGCGCGGTAGTCTGCCTGAATCTCATCGACGAAGCGCGGCGGCACCGCTTGACGATCGACGAACGGCTGCTGGCCAAAGAACTGGGCGTGCCGGTGGTGCCGGCGGCCGCGCGCCGCGGCTTGGGCATGCCGGAATTGCTGCAGCAGTTGCAGGCGGTTGCCACCGGCGAATTCGTGTGCAAGCCGCGCCGCATCAAAAGCGAGTCGCGCGGATTGAAACATGCGCTGGAACAATTGACCGCCATGCTCGCCACGAGATTCCCCGGACTCTCCAACGCGCGCTGGGTGGCATTGCGGCTGCTCGAAGGCGATCCGCGCATCATCGAAGCCGTGCGCAGCGGTGAGATGACGGCGCTGGCCCAAGCCCAGCAACTGCAGCCGGCGGCCGCCCTGGCAAAAACCTGA